Within the Nitrospira sp. genome, the region ATTGACGTGGTCAATCACGGCCCGAACCAGGCGGAATTGACCGTGCTGCCGACCCTGTGGTTTCGCAACACCTGGTCGTGGGGTCTGGATGTTCGCCGGCCACGTCTGCGCAAGGGCGATCCGACCGGAAGCTGGAGCGCAATCCAATTGACCCACGATTACTACGGGTACCGTTGCCTGTTATGCGACGAGCAACCCGATCTGTTGTTCACCGAAAACGAATCCAATACCCGCACCCTCTGGGGTGACCCGGATGGCCCCCTGTATGCCAAGGATGGCATCAACGACTATGTCGTGCATGGGAACAAAACGGCAGTGAATCCCGATCGATTCGGTTCGAAGGCCGCCGCTCACTATGTGCTGACGTTAGGGCCCGGTGAGCGGCATGGTTTGCGGCTCAGGCTGACCGATCAAACGGACCATTCTTCCGTGACACGCGAGAGTTTCGACGCCATGATCGCCACCCGCCGGAATGAAGCCGACGAGTTCTTCGCGGGGTTGGCGCCTGCGGGCGTATCTGCGGATACCAAACAGGTCCAGCGCCAAGCTTTTGCGGGGTTACTGTGGAGCAAGCAATTCTATCATTACGAGGTCGCGAGATGGCTGAAGGGTGACCCCGCCGGCCCCACGCCGCCTTCCGGCCGACTGAAAGGTCGGAACTCGGACTGGCAACATCTCTACAATGCGGATGTCATCTCGATGCCGGACAAGTGGGAGTATCCGTGGTATGCCGCTTGGGACCTGGCGTTTCACTGTATCCCCCTCGCGCTGGTCGATCCCAAGTTTGCCAAGGATCAGCTCGTTCTCATGCTGCGCGAGTGGTACATGCACCCAAACGGGCAAATTCCTGCCTACGAATGGGCGCTTGGGGACGTGAACCCCCCGGTGCACGCCTGGGCGGCCTGGCGCGTGTACAAGATCGACAAGAAACGATCCGGCAGCGGCGATCGAGTCTTTCTGGAACGGATCTTTCACAAACTGCTGCTGAACTTTACCTGGTGGGTCAACCGCAAGGATGCCGACGGCAAGAATATTTTTCAAGGCGGGTTCCTCGGGCTGGACAACATAGGCGTGTTTGACCGAAGCGCTCCATTGCCGACCGGGGGACAGATTGAGCAGTCCGACGCAACCAGTTGGATGGGCATGTATTGCCTGAATATGCTCACGATCGCACTGGAATTGGCGAGCGAAAATCGCGCGTACGAGGACGTGGCGAGCAAGTTCTTCGAGCACTTCGTCTACATCTGTCGTGCTATGAACAACATCGGCGGAGAAAAAATCGAATTGTGGAATAAGGAGGACGGATTCTTTTACGATGCCTTGCATCTTCCTGACGGTCGAGTATTTCCCTTGAAGGTCCGTTCGATGGTGGGCTTGATTCCGTTGTTTGCCGTGGAGACGCTCGATTCGGAGCTGATCGATCGCCTGCCACGCTTCAAACACCGCATGCAATGGTTCATCGAAAATCGTCCTGATTTCGCCGATCACGTGGAGACGCAGTCCGAGGATGGCGAGGTGCGGCGCTTCCTCTCCTTGGTGAATCGTCGACGGCTCAAACGTGTCCTGCGGTACATGCTCGACGAAAAGGAGTTTCTGTCTCCGTACGGGATCCGGGCCCTCTCACAATATCACCGTGATCATCCCTACCGACTTTCGGTCATGGGTATGGACTATCGGGTGGATTACGAGCCAGCTGAGTCGAGTACGGGTTTGTTCGGAGGGAACTCGAATTGGCGTGGTCCGATCTGGTTCCCGGTCAACTACCTGTTGATCGAATCGCTGCAAAAATTTCACTATTTTCTTGGTGACGGCTACAAAGTGGAATGCCCGACCGGATCGGGACAGCACCTCCATCTGTGGGAGGTGGCGGCCGAGGTGTCGCGTCGCTTGGTCCGCATTTTTCTTCGAGACGGACAGGGGCGTCGGCCGGTCTACGGCAGAACGGAACGATTTCAGGAGGATCCCCACTGGCGGGACCTCGTGCTTTTCTATGAATACTTCCATGGCGACAATGGAGCGGGAATCGGAGCCGGTCATCAGACGGGATGGACGGGTCTTGTGGCCAAACTCATCCAGCAGAGCGGGGAGTAACATGGCGCGCGTGCGGCGACCATGAAGTCCGGCCCACGGCATCGGGAGAAGGCGGAACCGAGGGATGAGCCAATTTGCATCGCCCCTACCGAATGTCGCGGCTTGGCGCGGGCCTTGGACTACGAGTGGCTTGAGACGAATGGACGGGGAGGCTTCGCATCCGGGACTGTGGCCGGAGCCAACACGCGCCGCTATCATGCATTACTGCTCGTGGCACGGCGCCCTCCCGTGGATCGAGTCGTCCTGGTCAACCAGGTAGAAGATTGGGTAACGGTGGGGGATGCCCGGACTTCACTCGCCACCAACCTGTACTCAGGCGCCGTTCATCCCGAAGGCTATCGTGCTTGCGAAGGATTCGTTCTCGATCCGTGGCCGATCTGGTCCTTTGAGGTCTGCGGTGTTCGATTGCTCCGGGAGATCCTGTGTGTGCGCGGCCGAGATCTGGTGATTGTCCGTTGGCGACGTGTCGACACCCTACCTGTGCCGGTGATGCTGTCGGTCAGGCCGAAACTGTCCGGGCGCGACTACCATAGCCTGCATCGTGAAAATCAGACGCTGCAGCCGGACGCCGAGACGGCGCCAGGTCGCGTAACCTGGCATCCCTATCACGACATTCCGCCGGTTCGAGCGCACCACAACGGACGTTATCGTCACCAGGACGAGTGGTTTCGCTGCATCCAGCTTCCTGCCGAACAGTCTCGTGGCCTCGATGGCGAGGAGGACTGGTGGTCTCCGGGAGAGTTCACGTGGACGCTATCGTCTGGTAATTCTGCGATCCTGGTGTTCACGACCGAGGATGAGCCGGTCGATGCGATTCGGTGGATCGATGAAGAGCGTGCTCGACGATCTCGCCTGGAATCATCCGCGCCCGGGATGGACCGGCTTGCGCGTCGACTTTGGACCGCTGCAGAGACGTACATTTCACAGAGGGGGGAGCAGCAAACGGTTCTCGCCGGCTATCCTTGGTTTACCGACTGGGGACGGGATACCTTTATCTCCTTACCGGGACTGTGTCTCGTTGCCGGCCGACATGATGTGGCACGCCAGATCATCCGCACCTTCGCTTCGCACGTGTCAGAGGGGATGATCCCGAATCGCTTCCCGGATCAGGGTGAGAAGCCGGACTACAACACAATTGACGCCTCTCTGTGGTTTGTCCATACGGTGGGTCGCTATCTGGACCTCAGCAGTGACGATGAATTTCTATATAATGTCGCGTGGCCTGCCGTAAAGCAGATCATTGATGGGTATCGTCGTGGGACCCGTTATGGGATTCGTCTAGACCAGGATGGATTGATTACGGGTGGTGAGCTTGGGGTCCAATTAACTTGGATGGACGCTAAGGTCGGCGATTGGGTGGTCACGCCGCGGCATGGCAAGCCCGTTGAGGTCCAGGCGCTGTGGACTCGGTCGCTCGAGGTTGCGGAAGCATTAGCACGTCGGTTCGGTGACCCCACCGAAGCAGAGCGTTATCGAGCCGACCGGTTGCGCGCGCGTCTAGCCTTCCAGGCCAGATTCTGGTACCAGGAGGGCGGCTATCTCTATGATGTCGTTGATGGGCCTCAAGGAAACGATTCCACGCTCCGCCCCAATCAACTCTACGCCATCTCCCTCGCCAGAGGGTTGCTGACCTTCGAACAAGCTCACCAGGTACTCGAAATCGTGCGTGCGAAACTCCTGACGCCCGTCGGCTTACGCACGTTGTCACCAGACCATCCAGACTATCGTGGCATCTATCAAGGTGGGGCGTGGGAGCGGGATGGTGCCTATCACCAAGGGACCGTCTGGCCTTTTCTACTTGGGGCTTTTGTTACAGCTTGGATTAAGACGTATGGGGCGAGCCGTGAGGTCCAGCTGGAAGCAAGGAAGTTTCTCGAGGGTCTTGACGCACACCTCGAACAGGCTGGGCTAGGGCAAGTGTCGGAGATTTTCGATGCCGAACCGCCGCATACCGCGAAAGGATGCATCGCACAAGCGTGGTCGGTGGCGGAGCCGTTACGCGTCCTGCTGGAAGATCTCATCGATGTTTCCGAGCCGTTCTCCTCCTCCGATTCTCACAATCACGCCTAGCGGAACAACCCTCAGGGCCGCCGGCGCGCAGTCGAATGCGAGGTCTCCTCCCGCTAGTCATTGGTCCAGGTACCCTGGACGTCTCTCGTGCGCGAAGTGGAATTCGAATAGGCGACGACCCTTGCCGTAGCCTCTTTCACTACAGTTTTCTTCTCTCAGCAAAATTCTCAATTGAGCTTCCTAGGCCGCTGTGATAGGTGAATGTCTTGCCTGAGTAGATTTCAAGTGCGCGTATGGGCTTCGTAGGTTTCGCATTGGAGTGGCGGTCGATGAATAGCTTGTGGAGTGCGATCGGACTTGGGGTGCTGCTCGTGATCCAGTTGGGAGGATGTCAATCGACTCCACCTCCGGCAGGCCCGTCGGTATCGGATCACGCGTCGTTTGATCGCTTGTGGAAAGCGTATACGCGATGCGTGAGCAGCTCCGACCTCGAAGCGGCTCGTCAACAGGCTGCCCTTCTTCATCACGCGGCCTACCGCGATCAGGGCCGCACGTTTCTCCCTAGCACGCTTGATCAGTATGTGCAGGCACCGCCCGCTCGCCTTGCCGCGGATCCCCGCGAGCTCGCAATGGCTTGCCGTAATCATGTCGACCATATTGAAAGTGTGCAAGCCAGCCGTTAGGCTGTCCATTCCGCTTTCCACTTCTTCCCAACAATTTGATTCTTCCCATGCATGGGGGATTCAGCCGACGATTTCGCGGTGACCGCGTCGGCCTGGCAAAACTGATCAGGGAGCCGTGACCGACGCGTTGCTGTTGCGACACTCGGCCGTATCGGTAGAGGAGGCCTTGGCTCTGAACGGTCGCCAATGTGCTGCCTGTCTGTTTGCCTTAATATCGACCGCGAATCCCGATGATCGGGTGCTGCCTCCTCGGGACCATCCGGTCTACGTGCCTACGCAGTCATGATCATCTTACCTGACAAGGAATGGGAGTAATGGAGAGGTTCTTACAGGTAAGCTTGATTGAGGGCTGAAAAAGGGACGGCCTGCCGAAACCACGCTTCGGCAGGCCGTCAGTTCGTTCGGAGGATCGTCGTGAACGAAAATCCTACGGCTCGGCTCAGTGATCGCCGTGCTTCATCGCCGCCGCTGCTTGCTTGGCGCTCTTGTATGACTTGGCCTTTTTGGCCTTGGCCTGACCTTTCATTTTCTTCTTCTCCGCCTTCAGGTCATTCCTCTTTCCTTTGGCGTCAGCCTTCATCTTTTCTTTCTTGCTCTTGAACTCCTTCTTGGTTTCGGCGCGCTCCTCCTTCATCTCCTGCTGGGCCTGCTCATGTTCGGCTCTCATCTCTCCCTGCATTTCGCTGGACATGGACCCGATGTCGCTCCGCATTTCCGCCGCCGTAGTGGCGGCTTCATCCGCAAACACGAACGACCCCGTACCAAACGCGAACGCCACGGCGATTGCCGGGACTACGAAGAAACGCATGGGACTCCTCCTCCAGTTAGGGTGTGCCGAGATGGCAGGCGCCGGGATCCGACGCCACTCTACAGGTATCCCGGGTCGGCGGGTTTGACAATCGATTTCTCAATTCTCGACCAGGAACAGTCCCCGAGCCATAACTGAGATTCGCTTGACGCGACAAGGCTGGTGAACGCCTGCGGTTCCGACACCGCACCTGCGCCAGGTCTGCAGGCCAGTGTGAGTCGTTTCCTGCGGAAATTGGGGGGAAGGGCTCCTGCAACTGCGGACGGAGCAGTGCAGGCTCATGAGGCATGATGTCGTGTCGACGGGACTTAGATTCGGTAATGGACTGGACTAGGCGGACCGTACCTGCCCTGTCACCGTAGAGCAGTCAAACACACGGATCGGTGCATGCGTGTCATCGTGAAAGCCGAACGTCATCGAGGTGCACAAGATGAATACGCTTATGGTCTGCGGATTTACTGAGGCCGGCCTATATTCCAGGCCTCCGGCGAATGCGTCGAGCAACCCCGAACGCCTCCTTACGGATTGAAGAACACCGTGGGCCCCGCTGCGGCTCGGAGTACATCGCCTCCGTCAACCAGCGGTCCAGATAGTCGGGTGATGTCTGAGCTTAAAAGAGAGACACTGTAGAGTTCGAACATTTGGTACTGATCTTGGTCGCCGACATAGATGAGCCCGAATCCGTCGGTCGACCAGGTGAACGCCGAGATATTTCCTCCCGGTGTCAGTTGCGGCGTCATCCGCTGGGCAGCTGCAGGGCTCGCCAGAGCGACAGTAAAAAGTTCTGTGACGTCATCGCTCAGGGCATCGGCGAGGTAGGCAAGGTGAGATCCGTCAGGGGACCAGGAAAAGGATGAAACATTGCCTCCGAACACCAAGGGTGCGGAATATGGCAAATTGTTCCATGCGCCTCCGGCAAAGGTGCTGACGAACAATTCGTCGACCCCGTCAGTTAGTTTATCGGCAATATAAGCGATTCTCGAACTGTCCGGTGACCAGTGAAACTTCTCTGAGACGCCTCCATCGGGAGGCAGGAGGTTGGATACGTTCAAATTTTGGCCTCCTGTTGCCGGAGCCGTGAACAGTTCCGAGAGGTTCCCCGCGATCGTCGTAGCTCGATATGCAAGGAGAGCGCTGTTGGGAGCCCATGAGAAGTTGAGCACGTCAGCGTATGCCGGAAGTGCATTAGACACTTTCAGGATGTCCGACCCCGATGCCAGAACCGTAAACAACTCAACGATGCCATCTACCTCCTTGTCGGCACGAAATGCCACTCGACTGCTGTCAGGCGCCCATTCGAACGCTTCCACGCTCCCGCCCTGCACAAGAAGCCCGGACGCATTCGTATTTCCTGCTCCGGTAGGTTGCACCACAAACAATTCGGAGGGACTCGTCAGCACGTTGGTAGAGGCCAGGTACGCAATGTATGAGCCATTCGGGGACCAGGCAAAGGACCCGACGCTTCCTCCAGAGCCGAGCGGTGCTGAGATCTTGACGTTGGCCTGTCCATCCGAGAACACTGCAAAGAGTTCGAAAACTTCATCGGTGCTGGAGTCTGCTCGATACACCAACCTCGTACTGTCTGGTGACCAGGCAAATTGCCAGACGTCTCCATCTGAAGGCATGGAGCCGGAGACCTTGATCGGCGTCCCGCCGCTCGCGGGAGCCACATAAAGCTCAAATACTCCCTTCTGGTCCTTGTCGGCTCGGAACGCCACTTTCGATCGATCTGGCGACCAGAGAAACGTGCTGACGTTACCGCCGCCGGCGAGCACACCAGACAGCTTTGCGCGGCTGGCCCCGAAAGCATCGGCGACATAGAGTTCGCTCGTTTCGTCCTGTTCCTTATCGGCAATAAAGACAACGCTCGGGTTACTGACGGTTGTGTTTCCCGGAT harbors:
- a CDS encoding glucosidase; translation: MSAMPRPKESSPSPSVLPGAEEQRLQEDARREKHWKRWGPYLSERAWGTVREDYSSHGTAWEDFPHEQARSRAYRWNEDGLAGLSDRHQWICFALALWNGRDPILKERLFGLTGNQGNHGEDVKECYFYLDSTPTHSYMKYLYKYPHAEYPYGRLVEENRRRGRGDPECELIDTGVFAENRYFDVFVEYAKATPEDIFIFIDVVNHGPNQAELTVLPTLWFRNTWSWGLDVRRPRLRKGDPTGSWSAIQLTHDYYGYRCLLCDEQPDLLFTENESNTRTLWGDPDGPLYAKDGINDYVVHGNKTAVNPDRFGSKAAAHYVLTLGPGERHGLRLRLTDQTDHSSVTRESFDAMIATRRNEADEFFAGLAPAGVSADTKQVQRQAFAGLLWSKQFYHYEVARWLKGDPAGPTPPSGRLKGRNSDWQHLYNADVISMPDKWEYPWYAAWDLAFHCIPLALVDPKFAKDQLVLMLREWYMHPNGQIPAYEWALGDVNPPVHAWAAWRVYKIDKKRSGSGDRVFLERIFHKLLLNFTWWVNRKDADGKNIFQGGFLGLDNIGVFDRSAPLPTGGQIEQSDATSWMGMYCLNMLTIALELASENRAYEDVASKFFEHFVYICRAMNNIGGEKIELWNKEDGFFYDALHLPDGRVFPLKVRSMVGLIPLFAVETLDSELIDRLPRFKHRMQWFIENRPDFADHVETQSEDGEVRRFLSLVNRRRLKRVLRYMLDEKEFLSPYGIRALSQYHRDHPYRLSVMGMDYRVDYEPAESSTGLFGGNSNWRGPIWFPVNYLLIESLQKFHYFLGDGYKVECPTGSGQHLHLWEVAAEVSRRLVRIFLRDGQGRRPVYGRTERFQEDPHWRDLVLFYEYFHGDNGAGIGAGHQTGWTGLVAKLIQQSGE
- a CDS encoding glycogen debranching protein, translating into MARALDYEWLETNGRGGFASGTVAGANTRRYHALLLVARRPPVDRVVLVNQVEDWVTVGDARTSLATNLYSGAVHPEGYRACEGFVLDPWPIWSFEVCGVRLLREILCVRGRDLVIVRWRRVDTLPVPVMLSVRPKLSGRDYHSLHRENQTLQPDAETAPGRVTWHPYHDIPPVRAHHNGRYRHQDEWFRCIQLPAEQSRGLDGEEDWWSPGEFTWTLSSGNSAILVFTTEDEPVDAIRWIDEERARRSRLESSAPGMDRLARRLWTAAETYISQRGEQQTVLAGYPWFTDWGRDTFISLPGLCLVAGRHDVARQIIRTFASHVSEGMIPNRFPDQGEKPDYNTIDASLWFVHTVGRYLDLSSDDEFLYNVAWPAVKQIIDGYRRGTRYGIRLDQDGLITGGELGVQLTWMDAKVGDWVVTPRHGKPVEVQALWTRSLEVAEALARRFGDPTEAERYRADRLRARLAFQARFWYQEGGYLYDVVDGPQGNDSTLRPNQLYAISLARGLLTFEQAHQVLEIVRAKLLTPVGLRTLSPDHPDYRGIYQGGAWERDGAYHQGTVWPFLLGAFVTAWIKTYGASREVQLEARKFLEGLDAHLEQAGLGQVSEIFDAEPPHTAKGCIAQAWSVAEPLRVLLEDLIDVSEPFSSSDSHNHA